The nucleotide window TCTCTCATCTTCCGCGCGGAGGACATTCAACTGGCGTCGCCGCAGGAACCAGCGCCTGCCGGTTCGGCCTGGGTGGACGGTGAGGTCGTGGATGTGCTCTTCCTCGGGGCGGGCTACCGCGCTTACATAAGGGTGGGTGAAGAGGTAGTGATGGCCGACCACCGCACCCCGATGCCACGCGGAGCCGTGCGCGCGGTGATTCCTCTCGATAAGGTCTTCGCGTTCGGTCGGAACTGAGTGGGCGGGACTCCACCAGTTGTGATACCATGTGGATAGTGCTCCAGAGTCAGAGGGTTTGAGAAGTGGTTTCATGAGGCACGCCTCCGGAGAGCGGGCCTACTCGCTCATAGAGTTAGTGGCTGTGCTGTCCCTTGTGGGGATCCTGCTTTCGGCCGCCGTCCACGGGATTCGCCTGGCCGCCGCCCGCGAGGAAGTTGACGGGTGGGTCCGTGGCGTGGCGGCCGACCTCAGCTCCGGGCAGCAGGATGCGATCACCCGGCGAGTTAGCGTGCGTGCGACGTTCCTGAATCAGACATACACGATCGCCGTGGTCGGCGGCGCAACCCTCCGACAGGAAGTCCTGCCCGGGCACATCACATTTGGGTCTCCACAGCAGCAGGTGGTCTTCGACCGCAGGGGCGTGCCCTCGACACCGCTGACGCTGACGGTAAGCAGCACCTCTACCGGGCGGTCGTACACCATTCGGGTGGAAGACGGCACAGGCCGGGTGAGCTACAGTGAACCGTAGGAGGCCCGGGCGCGGCTTCACCCTGATAGAAGTGGTCGTGGCCGTGGCCGTCCTGGGAATGATGGCCACCACCGTGCTGGGGGGTGTGCTCTTCAGCCTGACCCAGTCGCGCAGGGCCTTCATCCGGGCGCAGGCCGCGGCCTGGGTGCAGTCGGAGCTGGACTTCCTGCGTGTCCAGGGCTACGGGGTACCGATCACGACCGCACCGCGCAGGTTCCCCGACACCGCTTTGGCCAACAACGGATACCTTGACTACGCGGATCTACTGGAGCCCCGCGTGCCGGCCGGGTTCCACCAAGCAGAGGTGGAGGTTACCCCGATCTCCGGTCTGCCGCTCAAGCGACTCGTGGTACGGCTGTACCAGACACCGGCCTCGCCGCCATACACTATCCTGGTGACCTATGTGGCGAACTTCACCTACCAGTAGGGCTGCGGCCAGGGCCCCGGCGCAGGCGGGCCAGGCCGGGACAACCCTGGTTGAGATGCTGGTTGCCGTCCTGGTGATGGTGATGATTATTGGGACGATGTCGGTGCTTGTGGGCGCAGCGATGCGCGGCAAGATGATCGTCGCGGTGCGTTCCGCCGACACCGAATCGGCGCGGCAGACCCTTGAGTGGATGTCCGAACGGCTGCGCAACGCCGGCCTGAACGTCTATCCCGACGCCCAGGCGCAGGTGCGCTGCAAGGACATGGTGGTGGCAGAGGACTCAGGTCTTCGCCCGCAGTCGGGGAGCGTTTACGTGAGCGGCGAGATCCTCAACTCGGACACCGTGGCCGGGAACGAGGTCATCACCCTGGGCTACCGTCTGGAGAACGGGGCGGTTGTCGAGGAGAGGGCTCCGTGCTCTGTGGCCTGGAACTCGTCCACCGTCTCTTCGTCGGTGGTCTCCAACCCGCGCATCCCGGTGACCGCGCTGGTGTTCAGATACTTCGCGCGCACCGGCGATCTGATTTCCGTCCCCATGGGCGGGCAGATCACCGACCCGGAGCAGGTCCGCGGCATCAGGCTCATCGAGATCACGCTGACGGTCCAGGGGGAAGAAGGCACGTCAGGTCCGCAGGCACAGACCTTCACACGCTTGGTCATGTTGCGGAACCCCCGGCCCGACGTGAACAACTGGCTCAGCCCAACGGAGACGTATCCGCCATGAGAACCGCAAGAACCATGGAACGGGGCGCGGCCCTGCTCTCCACGATCCTCGTCCTCATCATAATCATGATTGTTACCGCCACCGTGATGATCGTCGTCAGGTCCGACCTGGCGGCCGGGATCCGCCAGCAGCAGGCCGTGCAGGTCTTCAACGTGGCCGAGGCCGGCCTTCACTACGCCATCGCCCGCATGCAGGCTCTTGGCTCGGCGGCCGCCGCCTACACCGGCGAGGCCACTGCGGTGCCCATCAGCGCCGATGGAACCACGGGCGCTGCAGTGGGCTACGCCGCGATTGCCGTAAGGTGTCTGGACGGCACGGTCCCTACCGGGGCCGGTTGCTCCGGTCCGAACGCCGCCTACCGGCGGATCCGGTCCGAGGGCCGCCTCATAGTGCCTGGCCCCATGCGCGTGGTAACCGCAGTAGTTGAGGGCACG belongs to bacterium and includes:
- a CDS encoding GspH/FimT family protein, with the translated sequence MRHASGERAYSLIELVAVLSLVGILLSAAVHGIRLAAAREEVDGWVRGVAADLSSGQQDAITRRVSVRATFLNQTYTIAVVGGATLRQEVLPGHITFGSPQQQVVFDRRGVPSTPLTLTVSSTSTGRSYTIRVEDGTGRVSYSEP
- a CDS encoding prepilin-type N-terminal cleavage/methylation domain-containing protein; the encoded protein is MNRRRPGRGFTLIEVVVAVAVLGMMATTVLGGVLFSLTQSRRAFIRAQAAAWVQSELDFLRVQGYGVPITTAPRRFPDTALANNGYLDYADLLEPRVPAGFHQAEVEVTPISGLPLKRLVVRLYQTPASPPYTILVTYVANFTYQ